A window of the Helianthus annuus cultivar XRQ/B chromosome 4, HanXRQr2.0-SUNRISE, whole genome shotgun sequence genome harbors these coding sequences:
- the LOC110936355 gene encoding bZIP transcription factor 53: MTSPKQPQSANLVSDGDLRYANLDERKRKRMISNRESARRSRAKKQQRLDELLGEINKLQSDNNAIMKKIDGATQMFVGAESQNNVLRAQLTELTDRLHSLNSVLHIAQEVSGLAMDIPEIPDTLLEPWKLPCSVQPITTSFNMNMF; the protein is encoded by the coding sequence ATGACGTCACCAAAACAACCACAATCTGCAAATTTGGTGTCTGATGGAGACCTAAGGTATGCAAACCTTGATGAAAGGAAAAGAAAACGGATGATATCGAACCGAGAATCCGCTCGCAGGTCTCGTGCGAAGAAGCAGCAGCGATTGGATGAGTTGCTTGGTGAAATTAACAAGTTGCAGAGTGATAACAATGCAATAATGAAGAAGATTGATGGGGCAACACAGATGTTTGTTGGTGCTGAGTCTCAGAACAATGTTTTGAGGGCTCAATTGACTGAGTTGACTGATAGGTTGCATTCTTTGAACTCTGTTTTGCATATTGCTCAAGAAGTTAGTGGTTTGGCTATGGATATTCCTGAGATTCCTGATACTTTGCTTGAACCATGGAAGCTTCCTTGCTCTGTTCAGCCGATTACGACGTCGTTTAATATGAATATGTTCTAG